One part of the Neoarius graeffei isolate fNeoGra1 chromosome 2, fNeoGra1.pri, whole genome shotgun sequence genome encodes these proteins:
- the slc25a22a gene encoding mitochondrial glutamate carrier 1 isoform X2, producing the protein MIIHLTSKVEKLGVDIGTYGAAVNLTLVTPEKAIKLAANDFFRHHLSKDGQKLTLFREMLAGCGAGTCQVIVTTPMEMLKIQLQDAGRLAAQRKLMPQAVSPGGPVEVKSPTAVQLTRELLREKGIAGLYKGLGATLLRDVPFSIIYFPLFANLNNLGKKTEEGPAPFYVSFISGCIAGSTAAVAVNPVDVIKTRLQSLTRGSQEDTYSGVTDCIRKILRNEGPTAFLKGAYCRALVIAPLFGIAQVVYFLGVGEFILSFLPKRNN; encoded by the exons ATGATCATCCACTTGACATCGAAAGTGGAGAAACTTGGTGTGGACATTGGAACATATG GTGCTGCTGTAAACTTAACTCTTGTTACTCCGGAGAAAGCCATAAAGCTGGCTGCCAATGATTTCTTTAGGCATCATCTCTCCAAGGACGG GCAAAAGCTCACACTGTTTAGAGAAATGCTGGCAGGCTGTGGTGCAGGTACATGTCAg GTCATTGTTACAACACCTATGGAGATGCTGAAAATCCAGCTGCAAGATGCAGGAAGACTTG ctgctcAGAGAAAACTGATGCCACAAGCCGTGTCTCCTGGTGGCCCTGTTGAGGTGAAGAGTCCGACTGCCGTGCAGCTCACACGAGAGCTGCTGAGAGAAAAAGGCATTGCTGGACTCTATAAAGGGCTAGGAGCTACTCTgctcag ggaTGTTCCTTTCTCCATCATCTACTTTCCTCTGTTTGCTAATCTGAATAATTTGGGGAAAAAGACAGAGGAGGGTCCTGCTCCCTTCTACGTCTCCTTCATATCGGGTTGTATCGCTGGCAGTACAGCTGCTGTGGCAGTCAACCCTGTAGATG TGATAAAAACCAGGCTGCAGTCACTAACACGTGGCAGTCAGGAGGACACGTACAGTGGCGTGACTGACTGCATCAG AAAGATTCTGCGGAATGAAGGTCCTACTGCCTTCCTGAAAGGCGCGTACTGCCGTGCTCTCGTCATCGCCCCACTCTTCGGGATCGCTCAGGTCGTCTACTTCCTGGGCGTTGGTGAATTTATCCTCAGCTTTTTACCCAAGCGGAACAATTAA